GCTTACATAGTAGTCCGCCCCCTCTACCTTCCCAAAGCGAACCACGTTAACGGTCTTTAAGCCGGCTCTTTCTCCGGCGAGAACGTCGTGAATGCTGTCCCCAACCATCCAGGCTTCATCTGGCTTCAGATTCA
The DNA window shown above is from Thermococcus sp. and carries:
- a CDS encoding HAD hydrolase-like protein, which gives rise to NLKPDEAWMVGDSIHDVLAGERAGLKTVNVVRFGKVEGADYYVSDLWELLRLVKNLREEI